The Micromonospora sediminicola genome contains a region encoding:
- a CDS encoding Fur family transcriptional regulator, whose protein sequence is MSTGEELLRSRGLRVTRPRLAVLDVLSGGGHLEVDEITRRVRQRLDSVSTQAVYDVLGALSRAGLSRRIEPAGSPARYEARVGDNHHHVVCRGCGEIADVDCAVGSAPCLDPNVAHGFELDEAEVTFWGLCPACQSRRSADV, encoded by the coding sequence ATGTCCACGGGTGAGGAGTTGCTCCGGTCGCGGGGCCTGCGGGTCACCCGGCCCCGCCTCGCCGTGCTCGACGTGCTCTCCGGCGGCGGTCACCTGGAGGTCGACGAGATCACCCGGCGGGTCCGCCAGCGGCTGGACTCGGTCTCCACCCAGGCGGTCTACGACGTGCTCGGCGCGTTGTCCCGGGCTGGCCTGTCCCGCCGGATCGAGCCGGCCGGCAGTCCGGCCCGCTACGAGGCGCGGGTGGGCGACAACCACCACCACGTGGTGTGCCGCGGGTGCGGCGAGATCGCCGACGTGGACTGCGCGGTCGGCAGCGCGCCCTGCCTGGACCCGAACGTGGCGCACGGCTTCGAGCTGGACGAGGCGGAAGTGACCTTCTGGGGGCTCTGCCCGGCCTGCCAGTCCCGCCGTTCCGCCGACGTCTGA
- a CDS encoding oxygenase MpaB family protein — MDTEDLGLFGPGSVTWKVHEEPILIVAGLRSLYLQALHPRAMAGVAQNSNYRSDAWGRLVRTANYVATTIYGTTADAEAAGRRLRTLHARMRATDPFTGEEFRVDDPDLLRWVHVTEVESFVSTARRAGLALSDDEVDGYYTEQRRSAALVGLDPTDVPGTAAEVAAYYRDVRPQLRMTREAAETALFLTAPPIPWKLSLPVRLGLTLGPPRWAYLGVAGTALGLLPAWALRLYGGLGLPTTAMSADLGVRALRLALAAVPRRYREGPLQQAAKERAARLTAA; from the coding sequence GTGGACACCGAGGATCTCGGCCTGTTCGGTCCGGGGTCGGTCACGTGGAAGGTGCACGAGGAGCCGATCCTGATCGTCGCCGGCCTGCGCTCGCTCTACCTGCAGGCGTTGCACCCGCGCGCGATGGCCGGTGTCGCGCAGAACAGCAACTACCGCTCCGACGCCTGGGGCCGCCTGGTCCGGACGGCGAACTACGTGGCGACGACGATCTACGGCACCACCGCCGACGCGGAGGCGGCCGGCCGGCGGCTGCGCACGCTGCACGCCCGGATGCGCGCCACCGACCCGTTCACCGGCGAGGAGTTCCGCGTCGACGACCCCGACCTGCTGCGCTGGGTGCACGTCACCGAGGTCGAGTCGTTCGTGAGCACCGCCCGGCGGGCCGGGCTGGCGTTGAGCGACGACGAGGTGGACGGCTACTACACCGAGCAGCGCCGGTCGGCGGCCCTGGTGGGGCTGGACCCGACCGACGTGCCGGGCACCGCCGCCGAGGTCGCGGCCTACTACCGGGACGTCCGTCCGCAGTTGCGGATGACCCGGGAGGCGGCCGAGACGGCGCTGTTCCTCACCGCGCCACCGATCCCGTGGAAGCTCAGCCTGCCGGTGCGGCTCGGCCTGACGCTCGGTCCGCCGCGCTGGGCCTACCTGGGGGTCGCGGGGACCGCGCTGGGGTTGCTGCCGGCCTGGGCGCTGCGGCTCTACGGTGGGCTCGGCCTGCCCACCACCGCGATGTCGGCGGACCTGGGCGTGCGGGCGCTGCGACTCGCGCTGGCGGCGGTGCCCCGGCGCTACCGGGAGGGGCCGTTGCAGCAGGCCGCCAAGGAGCGCGCCGCCCGTCTCACGGCGGCCTGA
- a CDS encoding RecB family exonuclease has protein sequence MPERLFVCTPSKLGAYADCPRRYRYAYVDRPAPPKGPPWAHNSLGASVHTALKNWYASAPDRRRPEVLGTLLKGTWVREGYRDDEQERDAFRRALAWLESYVAGLDPADEPVGVERVVAVKTAVLAFNGRTDRIDSRPGPDGRPELVIVDYKTGRTGLDADDARGSQALALYAYAAERVFRKPCRRVELHHLPTGTVAAHEHTPESLHRQLSRAEDTARDIMAAERAVADGADPDAAFPTEPGPRCGWCDYRRTCPTGAQTPGKEPWSAVDRLAEPVGDAD, from the coding sequence ATGCCGGAGCGGCTCTTCGTCTGCACCCCCAGCAAGCTCGGCGCCTACGCCGACTGCCCCCGTCGCTACCGCTACGCCTACGTGGACCGCCCGGCCCCGCCCAAGGGGCCGCCGTGGGCGCACAACTCGCTCGGCGCGAGCGTGCACACCGCGCTCAAGAACTGGTATGCGTCGGCCCCCGACCGCCGCCGCCCCGAGGTGCTCGGCACCCTGCTCAAGGGCACCTGGGTCCGCGAGGGCTACCGCGACGACGAGCAGGAGCGCGACGCCTTCCGGCGGGCGCTGGCCTGGCTGGAGTCCTACGTGGCGGGCCTCGACCCGGCCGACGAGCCGGTCGGCGTCGAGCGGGTGGTCGCGGTGAAGACCGCGGTGCTGGCGTTCAACGGCCGCACCGACCGGATCGACTCCCGCCCCGGCCCGGACGGCCGGCCCGAGCTGGTCATCGTCGACTACAAGACCGGCCGCACCGGGCTGGACGCCGACGACGCGCGCGGCTCGCAGGCGCTCGCGCTCTACGCGTACGCGGCGGAGCGGGTGTTCCGCAAGCCGTGCCGCCGGGTCGAGCTGCACCACCTGCCCACCGGCACGGTCGCCGCGCACGAGCACACGCCCGAGTCGCTGCACCGGCAGCTCAGCCGCGCGGAGGACACCGCCCGCGACATCATGGCCGCCGAACGGGCGGTCGCCGACGGGGCCGATCCCGACGCGGCGTTCCCCACCGAGCCGGGGCCCCGGTGCGGCTGGTGCGACTACCGGCGCACCTGCCCGACCGGCGCGCAGACCCCGGGCAAGGAACCCTGGTCCGCCGTCGACCGCCTCGCCGAGCCGGTCGGCGACGCCGACTGA
- a CDS encoding DUF2231 domain-containing protein, protein MFREVNGLPGHVLVIHAAVVLVPLLALLTVAYGVLPRWRPRLDWAVGALAVVTPIVTWVATESGEELEEALESRGYPAEGLQKIHEHSEYGETLLWFTLGLAVVALLLLLVTSRFTRDRNLPRWLPLALTAVAAVLAVFALVYVYLTGDSGAKMVWDGIV, encoded by the coding sequence GTGTTCAGGGAAGTCAACGGTCTCCCGGGCCACGTCCTGGTCATTCACGCCGCGGTGGTGCTCGTGCCGCTGCTGGCGCTGCTCACCGTCGCGTACGGGGTGCTGCCCCGCTGGCGGCCCCGGCTGGACTGGGCGGTGGGCGCGCTCGCCGTGGTCACCCCGATCGTCACCTGGGTGGCGACGGAGTCCGGCGAGGAACTGGAGGAGGCGCTGGAGTCGCGGGGCTACCCCGCCGAAGGGCTCCAGAAGATCCACGAACATTCCGAGTACGGGGAGACGCTGCTCTGGTTCACGCTGGGCCTGGCCGTCGTGGCGCTCCTGCTGCTGCTGGTGACCAGCCGCTTCACCCGGGACCGGAACCTGCCCCGCTGGCTGCCCCTGGCGCTCACCGCCGTGGCGGCCGTGCTCGCGGTCTTCGCGCTGGTGTACGTCTACCTGACCGGCGACAGCGGCGCCAAGATGGTGTGGGACGGGATCGTCTGA